In a single window of the Coleofasciculus sp. FACHB-T130 genome:
- a CDS encoding MBL fold metallo-hydrolase: METSPSSEFLLQFWGVRGSIPSPGKDTVRYGGNTSCIEMQIGGKRLIFDGGTGLRLLSKDLINQQQLVEAYMFFTHYHWDHIQGVPFFKPAFMEGNCFHIYGAVPPDADSMKQHFCDRVMHSNSPVPLQGMEADLKFYELICGDTFQVDDITIETGPLNHPNGAMGYRVTWQGHTVFYCTDTEHLPDRPDENVLHLAREADVLIYDAMYTDEEYNNPKSPKVGWGHSTWQEGVKVAQAAGVKRLAIFHHEPNHSDDFLDQIETQVQEVSPGSFLAREGMIVQVN, from the coding sequence ATGGAAACCAGCCCTTCTTCCGAGTTTTTGCTTCAGTTTTGGGGTGTGCGAGGCAGTATCCCCTCCCCTGGAAAAGATACCGTTCGCTACGGTGGCAATACTTCTTGTATAGAAATGCAAATCGGTGGAAAACGCCTGATCTTTGATGGCGGCACCGGCTTGCGCCTTCTATCTAAGGATTTGATAAACCAGCAGCAGTTAGTAGAAGCTTATATGTTTTTTACTCACTACCACTGGGATCATATTCAAGGAGTGCCATTTTTTAAGCCAGCTTTTATGGAGGGCAATTGCTTCCACATCTACGGGGCAGTGCCACCGGATGCAGACTCCATGAAACAGCATTTCTGCGATCGCGTGATGCACTCAAATTCTCCAGTGCCCCTGCAAGGCATGGAAGCTGACTTGAAATTTTACGAGTTAATTTGTGGCGATACCTTTCAGGTGGATGATATCACCATTGAAACCGGCCCGCTGAACCATCCCAACGGCGCGATGGGATATCGGGTGACGTGGCAGGGGCACACCGTGTTCTACTGTACGGATACGGAACATTTGCCGGATCGCCCAGATGAAAATGTGCTGCACTTAGCCCGCGAAGCCGATGTCTTGATTTACGATGCCATGTACACCGATGAGGAGTATAACAACCCCAAATCTCCCAAAGTCGGCTGGGGGCACTCTACTTGGCAGGAAGGGGTGAAAGTAGCGCAGGCAGCAGGTGTCAAGCGGTTGGCAATCTTTCACCACGAACCGAACCACAGCGATGACTTTCTCGATCAAATTGAGACACAAGTTCAAGAAGTCTCGCCCGGTTCGTTCCTTGCCCGTGAAGGGATGATTGTGCAGGTAAATTAA